A window of the Myxococcales bacterium genome harbors these coding sequences:
- a CDS encoding tetratricopeptide repeat protein, producing the protein MASAETGPTPEIDGDLFGDGEEELTQAIPAVYDLRSRFTGRKDALTALERLFTATIAERTLGFAVVIGQPGIGKSRLVSELARVARAKVPDVRVLVGAAEDGAGPFHAVARLLAQRFGIAPGTMIVEARERVIAGVADILQPARVTEVAHLLAHMMRVPFDDSPVVTPLLESPQQLETRTFLALRRFLAADAERRPLVLVLENLELCGAETINLVNYLAAGLQSEPVLMLTTAQASLYDLHPGFGAGEFAPERIDLGALGAADSDDLLRELLRPLGAVPDRLLAHARSLGGSPRALQELVRLLLECECIARGPGASWRLDAVRLAETQLPRTYEQLVMARLAVMAPVHRRVLEMAATVGEVCWMDAVLALERGETLRIDDPDGPTLAQIASSGDHSRTTVAAALTKLVEHEWLLESDPPTMSGERELRFAYPILHQLVSGGVDDARRRQYHRLAAQWLELRPEGRGPAAQEHVARHLEQAGELREAAGRYRRAAEAARGAYDNDRAIRLYDRALVCVGDTDHAARIHLWHDLGSVYEHIGDFEAALGAFERMLRLSWVGASKAKAAVAFNKMGRVWRRKGDLKLSLEYLERGAELFRAAGDARGIAGSLDDVGKALNLLGRYDEAFAKITEALVRRGKGGDKRSIAASLSNLGVVQQARGEHEAAFNCHREALELRRAAGDRWGAVVSLNNLAVLHYTLGDHADARAGWTEALAEAEAIGSLPMAAMVLTNLGEVAIEENKLEEARSRLEDALEIVEDLEDLQLESECCRNLAVLENQLGAIGKARDFAERALAVATTAGLKELEGQALLTIGLVLSTSLYDAERTEIMDAPGEPPAEAYFRRGLAVLRGIGHDGATARGLELYGRYKIENGEPDAGKDLLREALAIYARLGMRRGEKVQQQLQGV; encoded by the coding sequence AGCCGGCTGGTCAGCGAGCTGGCGCGGGTCGCGCGCGCGAAGGTGCCCGACGTGCGCGTGCTGGTCGGCGCCGCCGAGGACGGCGCCGGTCCGTTCCACGCGGTCGCGCGGCTGCTCGCGCAGCGGTTCGGCATCGCCCCCGGCACGATGATCGTCGAGGCCCGCGAGCGGGTCATCGCCGGCGTCGCCGACATCCTGCAGCCGGCCCGGGTCACCGAGGTCGCGCACCTGCTGGCGCACATGATGCGGGTGCCGTTCGACGACAGCCCGGTCGTGACGCCGCTGCTCGAGTCGCCGCAGCAGCTCGAGACCCGCACGTTCCTGGCCCTGCGCCGCTTCCTCGCCGCCGACGCCGAGCGCCGGCCGCTGGTGCTGGTGCTCGAGAACCTCGAGCTGTGCGGCGCCGAGACGATCAACCTCGTGAACTACCTCGCCGCCGGCCTGCAGTCCGAGCCGGTGCTGATGCTCACGACCGCGCAAGCGTCGCTGTACGATCTCCACCCGGGCTTCGGCGCCGGCGAGTTCGCGCCCGAGCGCATCGATCTGGGCGCGCTCGGCGCCGCCGACTCCGACGATCTCCTGCGCGAGCTGCTCCGGCCGCTCGGCGCGGTGCCGGATCGCCTGCTGGCCCACGCGCGCTCGCTCGGCGGCTCGCCGCGGGCCTTGCAAGAGCTGGTGCGCCTGCTGCTCGAGTGCGAGTGCATCGCGCGCGGCCCCGGCGCGAGCTGGCGGCTCGACGCCGTGCGCCTGGCCGAGACCCAGCTGCCGCGCACGTACGAGCAGCTGGTGATGGCGCGGCTCGCGGTCATGGCGCCGGTCCACCGGCGCGTGCTCGAGATGGCCGCGACCGTCGGCGAGGTCTGCTGGATGGACGCGGTGCTCGCGCTCGAGCGCGGCGAGACCCTGCGCATCGACGACCCCGACGGCCCCACCCTCGCCCAGATCGCGTCGTCGGGCGATCACTCGCGCACCACGGTCGCCGCGGCGTTGACCAAGCTGGTCGAGCACGAGTGGCTGCTCGAGTCGGATCCGCCGACGATGTCGGGCGAGCGCGAGCTGCGGTTCGCGTACCCGATCCTCCACCAGCTGGTCAGCGGCGGCGTCGACGACGCCCGCCGCCGCCAGTACCACCGGCTGGCCGCGCAGTGGCTCGAGCTGCGGCCCGAGGGCCGCGGCCCGGCGGCGCAGGAGCACGTCGCGCGGCACCTCGAGCAGGCCGGCGAGCTGCGCGAGGCCGCCGGCCGCTACCGCCGCGCCGCCGAGGCCGCCCGCGGCGCCTACGACAACGATCGCGCGATCCGCCTCTACGATCGCGCGCTGGTGTGCGTCGGCGACACCGACCACGCGGCGCGCATCCACCTCTGGCACGACCTCGGGTCGGTCTACGAGCACATCGGCGACTTCGAGGCGGCGCTGGGCGCGTTCGAGCGCATGCTGCGGCTGTCGTGGGTCGGCGCGTCGAAGGCCAAGGCCGCGGTCGCGTTCAACAAGATGGGCCGGGTCTGGCGCCGCAAGGGCGACCTCAAGCTCAGCCTCGAGTACCTCGAGCGCGGCGCCGAGCTGTTCCGCGCCGCCGGCGACGCCCGCGGCATCGCCGGCTCGCTCGACGACGTCGGCAAGGCGCTCAACCTCCTGGGCCGCTACGACGAGGCGTTCGCCAAGATCACCGAGGCCCTGGTCCGCCGCGGCAAGGGCGGCGACAAGCGCTCGATCGCCGCGTCGCTGTCGAACCTCGGCGTCGTGCAGCAGGCCCGCGGTGAGCACGAGGCCGCGTTCAACTGCCACCGCGAGGCGCTCGAGCTGCGCCGCGCCGCCGGCGATCGCTGGGGCGCGGTGGTGTCGCTCAACAACCTCGCGGTGCTCCACTACACGCTCGGCGATCACGCCGACGCGCGCGCCGGCTGGACCGAGGCGCTGGCCGAGGCCGAGGCCATCGGCTCGCTGCCGATGGCGGCGATGGTGCTCACCAACCTGGGCGAGGTCGCGATCGAGGAGAACAAGCTCGAGGAGGCGCGCAGCCGACTCGAGGACGCGCTCGAGATCGTCGAGGATCTCGAGGACCTCCAGCTCGAGAGCGAGTGCTGCCGCAACCTGGCCGTGCTCGAGAACCAGCTCGGCGCGATCGGCAAGGCCCGGGACTTCGCCGAGCGCGCGCTGGCCGTCGCCACCACCGCCGGGCTCAAGGAGCTCGAGGGCCAGGCCCTGCTGACCATCGGCCTGGTCCTGTCGACCAGCCTGTACGACGCCGAGCGCACGGAGATCATGGACGCGCCCGGCGAGCCGCCCGCGGAGGCCTACTTCCGGCGCGGGCTCGCGGTGCTGCGCGGCATCGGCCACGACGGCGCAACCGCGCGCGGCCTCGAGCTCTACGGCCGCTACAAGATCGAGAACGGCGAGCCCGACGCCGGCAAGGATCTGCTGCGCGAGGCGCTCGCGATCTACGCGCGGCTCGGCATGCGCC